The Thamnophis elegans isolate rThaEle1 chromosome Z, rThaEle1.pri, whole genome shotgun sequence genome contains a region encoding:
- the LOC116521381 gene encoding olfactory receptor 6F1-like, with the protein MELFNQGQLNSTRVTEFILLGFPGSPRFQFFIFILFFTMYILTILGNLSIMLLIITYRHLHTPMYFFLCNLSFLEIWYTTASIPKILAIFLGSNRSISFSGCVLQMYFIFSFGCTEHFLIATMAYDRYLAICYPLHYSTIMTINLSCKLACGCWLGGFLVICIPAYLVTTLSFCGPNVINNFYCNLDSWIILSCTDTRFIEITAFCIAIFVIVGSCMMTLLSYMYIISTILRIPSTKGRQKAFSTCSSHLAVVIIWYGSTIFLFVKPSKQTSLEKTKVVSIFNLIVVPLLNPFIYTLRNREVRDIFRNSFDRDRQNVG; encoded by the coding sequence ATGGAATTGTTCAACCAAGGACAGCTAAATAGCACAAGAGTGACAGAATTCATTCTTCTTGGTTTCCCAGGCTCACCACGTTTTCAGTTCTTCATCTTCATCCTCTTTTTTACCATGTACATCCTCACCATCTTAGGAAATCTCTCCATCATGCTTCTCATAATAACATATCGACACCTCCATACACCTATGTATTTCTTCCTTTGCAACCTTTCCTTTCTGGAAATATGGTACACAACAGCCTCTATCCCCAAGATCCTTGCAATTTTTCTGGGGAGTAACAGAAGTATCTCTTTCTCTGGCTGTGTTCTACAgatgtatttcattttttcttttggatGTACTGAACATTTTCTGATAGCTACAATGGCTTATGACAGATATTTGGCTATATGTTATCCTTTGCATTATAGCACAATCATGACTATCAACCTGTCTTGTAAGTTGGCCTGTGGATGTTGGCTTGGGGGTTTCCTTGTTATCTGTATACCTGCCTATCTGGTTACAACACTATCCTTCTGTGGGCCCAATGTGATAAATAATTTCTATTGTAACCTTGATTCCTGGATCATACTCTCCTGTACAGATACTCGGTTTATTGAGATAACAGCTTTTTGCATAGCTATTTTTGTCATTGTAGGCTCCTGTATGATGACCCTTCTTTCCTATATGTACATTATTTCCACAATCCTACGCATCCCTTCCACCAAAGGTCGACAGAAAGCTTTTTCCACATGTTCTTCCCACCTTGCTGTCGTGATCATTTGGTATGGCTCCACCATATTCCTCTTTGTCAAACCTTCTAAACAGACCTCTTTAGAAAAAACCAAGGTAGTAAGCATCTTCAATCTAATAGTGGTCCCATTGCTGAATCCTTTCATCTATACATTAAGAAATAGAGAAGTCAGAGATATTTTTAGGAATTCATTTGACAGAGATAGGCAAAATGTAGGTTGA